One genomic region from Pseudoduganella dura encodes:
- the ybgC gene encoding tol-pal system-associated acyl-CoA thioesterase produces the protein MASEFTWEVRVYYEDTDAGGIVYYANYLKFFERARTEWLRAIGVEQQKLLEEHDAMFVVKNVSADYHAPARLDDALHLTLVIEKLGRASVVFRQQAWCGSTLLNTAHVKVGCVDSALRPCAVPDAVAGHMRAYVS, from the coding sequence AGGTCCGTGTCTACTACGAGGATACGGACGCGGGCGGCATCGTCTATTACGCGAATTACCTGAAGTTTTTCGAACGCGCGCGTACCGAATGGCTGCGCGCGATTGGTGTTGAGCAGCAGAAACTGCTGGAAGAGCACGACGCGATGTTCGTGGTGAAAAATGTCAGCGCGGACTATCATGCGCCCGCCAGACTGGACGATGCTCTACACTTGACGCTAGTTATCGAGAAGCTTGGTCGTGCCTCTGTCGTGTTCCGGCAGCAGGCATGGTGCGGCTCGACCCTGTTGAACACGGCTCATGTCAAGGTTGGTTGTGTCGATTCCGCGCTGCGCCCCTGCGCGGTGCCCGACGCCGTCGCCGGACACATGCGCGCCTACGTGAGCTGA
- a CDS encoding ExbD/TolR family protein yields the protein MASSFNSSMRGGRGRKLKSEINVVPYIDVMLCLLIIFMVMPSSNNPSSIDLPHAEKSVRPPDAYIQVTLKPNGALSIGIAGKNADAPETAPNRDALVRKLATLHEDNPDYPVLIAGDKESKYDDVIQLISEAKKMGINRVGLATK from the coding sequence ATGGCTTCTTCCTTCAACAGCAGCATGCGTGGCGGCCGCGGCCGCAAGCTGAAATCCGAGATCAACGTCGTGCCGTATATCGACGTGATGCTGTGCCTGCTGATCATCTTCATGGTGATGCCGAGCTCGAACAATCCGAGTTCGATCGACTTGCCGCACGCGGAAAAATCGGTGCGTCCGCCGGATGCCTATATCCAGGTCACGCTCAAGCCCAATGGTGCGCTGTCGATCGGCATCGCGGGCAAGAATGCCGATGCGCCGGAAACGGCGCCGAACCGCGATGCCCTGGTGCGCAAGCTGGCAACGCTGCACGAGGACAATCCCGATTATCCGGTGCTGATCGCGGGCGACAAGGAAAGCAAGTACGACGACGTGATCCAGTTGATTTCCGAAGCGAAAAAGATGGGCATCAACCGCGTCGGTCTGGCGACGAAGTAA
- the tolQ gene encoding protein TolQ, with protein MNESQDLSFIALISNAHLIVQLIMALLLGLSIVSWTYIFKKLFDVRAARRLTVDFEKTFWAGGNLHQLYQAAGSNRANNGALSRIFEAGMGEFIKGKQAVAANRETFDGGALLDGARRAMRAAFQREMDVLESHLAFLASVGSVSPYIGLLGTVWGIMNAFRGLANVQQATLSAVAPGIAEALIATAIGLFAAIPAVVAYNRFSHDIDRLAIRFESFVEEFSNILQRQSR; from the coding sequence ATGAACGAGTCCCAAGATCTTTCCTTCATTGCCCTCATCTCCAATGCGCACCTGATCGTTCAGCTGATCATGGCGCTGCTGCTTGGCCTTTCCATCGTCAGCTGGACCTATATCTTCAAGAAATTGTTCGACGTGCGCGCCGCGCGCCGCCTGACGGTCGATTTCGAAAAGACCTTCTGGGCCGGCGGCAACCTGCACCAGCTGTACCAGGCCGCAGGCAGCAACCGCGCCAACAACGGCGCGCTGTCGCGCATCTTCGAAGCCGGCATGGGCGAGTTCATCAAGGGCAAGCAGGCGGTGGCCGCCAACCGTGAGACGTTCGATGGCGGCGCGCTGCTCGATGGCGCCCGCCGCGCGATGCGCGCGGCGTTCCAGCGCGAGATGGATGTGCTGGAATCGCACCTGGCATTCCTGGCGTCGGTCGGCTCCGTGTCGCCGTACATCGGCCTGCTCGGCACCGTGTGGGGCATCATGAACGCGTTCCGCGGCCTGGCCAACGTGCAGCAGGCCACGCTGTCGGCGGTGGCGCCGGGCATCGCCGAGGCACTGATCGCCACCGCGATCGGCCTATTCGCGGCCATCCCCGCCGTGGTGGCCTACAACCGTTTTTCGCATGATATCGACCGCCTGGCGATCCGCTTCGAAAGCTTCGTCGAAGAGTTCTCGAACATCCTGCAGCGTCAGTCGCGCTAG